The Leucobacter sp. UCMA 4100 genome window below encodes:
- a CDS encoding 2-hydroxyacid dehydrogenase, whose product MNTTIVVSVPDERLLASLKDAEGVECLLWDMSGEAPRNDIDLVVPPYWDGVRPLARLEGMKVQLVQWQSIGFDGVANALPEGMRLANATSVHETATAELAVGITIAAQRGFAEAVHNQTKGLWYNETRRGLADKRVLLLGYGGVSKAIESRLLPFEVDITRVASRARTEQLPGGETVSVHGIDELDALLPEADIVMIGLPLSDATRGLFDRERLALMSDDALLVNVGRGPIVVTDDLVAELQTGRIRAALDVVDPEPLPEGHPLWACENAFITPHNGGDSQAMHPRIVRLIKRQVEHLRAGETPENIVLS is encoded by the coding sequence ATGAACACAACGATCGTGGTTTCGGTGCCTGATGAACGACTGCTTGCCTCGCTAAAAGACGCCGAGGGCGTTGAATGCCTGCTCTGGGACATGAGCGGCGAAGCTCCTCGAAACGACATTGATCTTGTCGTGCCGCCGTACTGGGACGGGGTGCGCCCGCTCGCACGCCTTGAGGGCATGAAGGTGCAGCTCGTGCAATGGCAATCGATCGGCTTCGACGGTGTAGCGAACGCGCTGCCAGAGGGCATGCGGCTCGCGAACGCGACGAGCGTGCACGAGACCGCGACGGCCGAGCTCGCCGTCGGTATTACGATCGCTGCGCAGCGCGGCTTTGCCGAGGCGGTGCATAACCAGACGAAGGGACTGTGGTACAACGAGACCAGGCGAGGTCTCGCCGACAAGCGCGTGTTGCTGCTCGGCTACGGGGGAGTGAGCAAGGCCATCGAGTCCCGCCTGCTCCCCTTTGAGGTCGACATCACCAGGGTTGCATCACGGGCCCGCACCGAGCAGTTGCCCGGGGGCGAGACGGTCTCGGTGCACGGGATTGACGAGCTTGACGCGCTGCTGCCCGAAGCCGACATCGTCATGATTGGCTTGCCGCTGAGCGATGCAACGAGGGGTCTCTTTGATCGCGAACGCCTCGCCCTCATGAGCGACGACGCTCTGCTCGTGAACGTCGGCCGTGGCCCCATTGTCGTCACTGACGATCTCGTGGCAGAGCTGCAGACGGGGCGCATTCGTGCCGCCCTCGACGTCGTTGACCCAGAGCCGTTGCCCGAGGGCCACCCACTGTGGGCGTGCGAGAACGCCTTCATCACCCCGCATAACGGTGGTGACTCGCAGGCCATGCACCCACGGATCGTGCGCCTCATCAAGCGTCAGGTCGAG
- a CDS encoding alpha/beta hydrolase encodes MTTHDEPTSPITRGADIFYEDHGVAIFTYSWVPERPRGVVQIAHGIGEHVGRYEHFALALAEAGYAVYADDHRGHGETGREMHRGDLTQLGKLGPGGLRAAENAIINFTELIHSKHPGLRITYFGHSWGSLMGQRLLNRGTALFDAVILSGSAYRTPKHMESGDLNRDFAHLGETGFEWLSRDHSVADAFANDELCFDADILKLFGLADALRLFGTPGKHVPNVPMLLMSGTDDPLSRADSVERLAAAYRNRGVTDVTLTLYPGGRHEMLNELNRADVEHDVISWLDTHTHSAER; translated from the coding sequence ATGACAACGCACGATGAGCCCACCTCGCCCATCACGCGAGGCGCCGACATTTTTTATGAAGATCACGGCGTAGCGATTTTCACCTACTCGTGGGTTCCCGAGCGGCCACGCGGTGTCGTGCAAATTGCGCACGGCATCGGCGAACACGTGGGACGCTACGAGCACTTTGCCCTCGCACTCGCCGAAGCCGGCTATGCCGTATACGCCGACGACCACCGCGGGCACGGCGAGACCGGCCGCGAAATGCACCGCGGCGACCTCACGCAACTCGGCAAGCTCGGTCCAGGCGGGTTGCGGGCCGCCGAGAACGCGATCATCAACTTCACCGAGCTCATTCACTCGAAGCACCCCGGGCTACGCATCACCTACTTCGGCCACTCATGGGGGTCGCTCATGGGCCAGCGGCTCCTCAACCGTGGCACGGCGCTCTTCGACGCCGTGATTCTCTCTGGCAGCGCGTACCGCACCCCGAAGCACATGGAGTCGGGCGACCTAAACCGCGACTTTGCGCACCTCGGCGAAACCGGCTTTGAGTGGCTCAGCCGCGACCACTCGGTTGCCGACGCTTTTGCGAACGACGAGCTCTGCTTCGACGCAGACATTCTGAAGCTCTTCGGCCTGGCAGACGCGCTCAGGCTCTTCGGCACCCCGGGCAAACACGTGCCCAACGTGCCAATGCTGTTGATGTCGGGAACCGATGATCCGCTCTCACGAGCAGACTCGGTCGAACGGCTCGCGGCGGCCTACCGAAACCGCGGGGTGACCGACGTCACCCTCACGCTTTACCCCGGCGGGCGGCACGAGATGCTCAACGAGCTCAACCGCGCCGACGTCGAACACGACGTCATCTCCTGGCTCGACACGCACACCCACAGCGCAGAGCGCTAA
- a CDS encoding lipoate--protein ligase family protein: MPTFHGEYKMPGGKLIVVDCDVEAGELSDVTVSGDFFVEPDEAILEVSKALTGAPATATAAGYAAVVREALPADTVMLGVSPEAIGIAVRRALSNASSWRDLDWQVIVTPKISPVLNVALDEVLVTEVGEGRRGPTMRIWDWNSDAVIIGSFQSVRNEIDVDEAQALETQLIRRVSGGGAMYMQPASSITYSIYVPDSFVEGMSFEQSYQFLDEWVLEALFTLGVDAEYKPLNDIASPLGKIGGAAQKRLASGAVLHHVTMSYDMDAERMMRVLRIGREKMSDKGTKSAAKRVDPLRSQTGVSRDEVITRLDEVFRQRHGATRGDITEAEYARAEALVATKFENDEWTLRIP, from the coding sequence ATGCCCACGTTCCACGGCGAATACAAGATGCCCGGCGGCAAGCTCATTGTCGTCGACTGCGATGTTGAGGCCGGTGAGCTCAGCGACGTGACCGTCTCTGGCGACTTCTTCGTTGAGCCCGACGAGGCCATTCTCGAGGTGTCGAAGGCACTCACCGGGGCACCCGCGACCGCGACGGCCGCCGGCTACGCTGCCGTCGTACGCGAAGCCCTTCCCGCAGACACCGTCATGCTCGGCGTCTCGCCAGAGGCAATCGGCATCGCGGTGCGCCGGGCGCTCAGCAATGCCAGTTCGTGGCGAGACCTCGACTGGCAGGTCATCGTGACCCCGAAAATCTCGCCGGTCTTGAACGTCGCACTCGACGAGGTTCTCGTCACCGAGGTCGGCGAGGGGCGCCGTGGCCCGACCATGCGCATCTGGGACTGGAACTCTGACGCCGTCATTATCGGCAGCTTCCAATCGGTACGCAACGAGATCGACGTCGACGAGGCGCAAGCCCTTGAGACGCAGCTCATTCGCCGCGTCTCAGGCGGAGGCGCCATGTACATGCAGCCAGCATCGTCGATCACCTACTCGATTTACGTGCCCGACTCGTTCGTCGAGGGCATGAGCTTTGAGCAGAGTTACCAGTTTCTCGATGAGTGGGTGCTCGAGGCCCTCTTTACCCTTGGCGTTGACGCCGAGTACAAGCCGCTCAACGACATCGCGAGCCCACTCGGCAAGATCGGCGGGGCTGCACAGAAACGACTCGCCTCTGGCGCCGTACTGCACCACGTCACGATGTCGTATGACATGGACGCAGAGCGCATGATGCGGGTGCTGCGCATCGGGCGCGAAAAGATGTCTGACAAGGGAACGAAGAGCGCGGCAAAGCGGGTCGATCCGCTGCGAAGCCAGACGGGCGTGTCTCGCGACGAGGTCATTACTCGCCTCGACGAGGTCTTTCGCCAGCGGCACGGCGCGACGCGTGGCGACATTACCGAAGCGGAATATGCCCGCGCCGAGGCGCTCGTTGCCACGAAGTTCGAGAACGACGAGTGGACCCTGCGCATCCCGTGA